The Lolium rigidum isolate FL_2022 chromosome 2, APGP_CSIRO_Lrig_0.1, whole genome shotgun sequence genomic interval GCATGTAGTATGCGATGTAGTGTACTTTTTTCCAATTTCCTTAATGACTGAAATATTTAGTTCATGAGTTGTTATACTTATTTGCTCTTCTCACCAACTTTGTATGATTTTGCCAGGTACTAAGTGATCCAGAAAAGCGTGCAGTATATGACCAATATGGTGAAGAAGGTTTAAAGGGGATGCCTCCACCTGGTTCGTATAGCCGTACCTCCACAACTGCAGGCCCAAGTGGTCCAAGTAATTTCCGTTACAATCCTAGTGACCCAGATGATTTCTTTAACGAGTTCATGGCGAGCAACAAGACATACACCTTTGACCAAGACCGAAGGCGCTTTCAACCAACACACCGGACCTCAGCAAGGAATAGTCAAAGTGCGGCTTCTTCCAGTTCTCAGAAGGAACCCAGTACTAGCACAAGACAGCTAGAAAAGCCCCCGCCTGTGGAAAAAACATTAATGTGTTCTCTTGAAGAGTtgtttaatggaacaaaaaagAAGATGAAGATCACTAGGAATGTTGCAAAACCTGATGGGTATGTATCTACTTTTACcatatacacacatgttttaaaaGTTTTATTTAATGCTGGGAAGACAAATATGAAACTTGAAATGTAAGCCTGTACTGAGATTAACTTTGCAATTTTTGATTGTAAAAAGCTTGGTTTGTGTTCTCTATTGCACTTTCATGGGATAAATATTTTAACTGCAATATTGTGTTTGTTTAGAGACAATATTGTGTTAATATTGCATATTACCTAGTCTGATTTTTTGCAAGTTGTGTGGATTTGAAATGCTTGTCAAAAGCTTAACTTGAGTGCATCTTTGTGGTATTTAATTTTAaacatccgtaaacacacatcagATTTTCTTATTCGACGATATCTTTGCTGCAATGTTGTCTCAGATAGAAGCCCCTACTCTTTTTATAATCTTGTTATCTCCAGTTAAATGACCCGACAAATCCAAAGTAGAATTGTTGGAAGTTAAATTAAGGAGTTTGGTGGCAAGGGTGTGGCTACTGTTTGCCTGGATTCTGAGTGTTCTTAAAACTTAACCCTGATGAGCAGGTGGCTGGTAAATGTACAATGTGTTTTTTGTAATTGATGTGAATGTGAAAATAATACTGTGATTGACATCCTACCTGCCGTCCTACTACATATCTTGGTTCAGTTCTACTCCGTACATGTCTATTTCTTTTGGTCTCTTTAATTCTTCATCGTGAGGAGTATCATGTAGACATCGTGAGGAGTATCATGTAGACAATGGGAAGGACTGAGTCCCAATTGGTTAAAGTCCTTCCTCTTAGTTTTGCTGCATTACATGGCAGCACAATTGGCGTGAGATGTTTTCAGTTCGATATTGGGTATCTGATTCTCCATCTTCATGTCATCTTCTGCAGAAAGCTAGAGGTCGAGACAGAGGTCTTGCAGGTCGAGGTGCTGCCAGGCTGGAAAAGGGGGACAAAGGTGACATTTGACAACAAAGGAGACACGCTGCATGGCTATCTACCACAGGACCTTACCTTCGTGATCGACGTGAAGCCTCATGACACCTACACTCTAGAAGGGAACAACCTCCTAGTAAGCCAGGAGATAGCTTTGGTGGATGCTCTTGCCGGGACGACCATAAACCTCAAGACCCTTGATGGCAGGAGCCTTCCTGTCAGTGTGGACGAAGTGGTCCGCCCTGGGCATGAGATCGTGATCGAGAACGAAGGGTGGCCGATCCGGAAGGAGCCAGGGAAGAAGGGGAGCCTGAGGATCAGGTTCGATGTGACCTTCCCGACGAGGCTATCGTCGTCGCAGCGAGCTGCCATCAGGCGGATCATGGGGAGCTAACCTGGGATGCatataaagaaagaaaaagaactgGCTAGTGTGGGGGCAGGTTGAGCTGATTAGATAGTTCATCTAGCGATTGTAGGTCCGGTAGCAGCAGTTGTGGCACTGATTCTATCTTGTCGGTGCTGTTGTTTGGGAAGTTAGATGGTTTTTTGTGATTTTGCTCATCATTAGAAATGATGCTAATTTTGGTCATGTTGAACTGATCCATTTTGAAAGCTCTGTTATTGGTGGTAGTTCTTCAAATAATTGGAAGTAACCATGCGGATGGTTTAAGCTACTGATAAGATATATAGTTAGATGAATGAACATCATTGTTATTTTAAAGATCAGAAGACCTGGCAAAAAAAGTTGATTACCTGCGATGTACAAATAAATCTACCCCCGTCCAAAATATAATATTTCTACACAGATGTAACATGATTATCTGCGATGAAAAGTTGTTCTTGCTATTACCATATGTCAATGTCTAATGGTTAACCCAACTGCTAAAAAGCTCTCAGATGCTGGTTGTCATTTTGAGATAGCGCGCTAAGATACAATCTATTGTGAAAGGCCTAAATTTGGTGTGGCTTGTAGGCGACCTGGAGGTGCCGGGTGTCCATTTTCTTAGAGGTACCATGTCGAATTTTTTGATTAGTTGGAGAAGAaagaatgaagaaagagaatcATCTCTTAGGAAGTAAGAGATGACTATTTTCTCCACCGTAGTCTTCCTGAGCCACAAATTTTTAACCAAATTCTAATTATTAATATTAATTGCTAGAAATGGCTATAAAATATAACGTATTGTATGACTTCTATCTATTGACTTCTCTAGTTGATGTGGCGAGGTAAGGGAAGACATGCATTCTCTACCATTGCGCACGCTCTAAATAAAATTAACGTCTATACAGTCCTTAGAACTCTAATAAGAAATACTATGCATGAAAACTTGGAAAAATCTGAATAATGGATTTTCTAAGCTCAATTTTAAGTCGGACAAGAATCATTCACTCTAAACTAATATAATACAATTAAATTTGTAGATGTTTTAATTAAATCTACTCCCTTCGGCTTATAATAACTGTTGTAATTtcaatttatttttaaaaataaggGGAATCTCAATCACCTTATGTCATCTAGTCTCAACTACAACCTAATTGCAACTAATGCAACTCATAACCCAGCATgaattttgaaacaaattcaaTGGTGTGGATATTTTCTCAGTTACAAGTTACAACCCACTCGCAAGTGGGGGAAGTCTTAGTTGCAATCCACTTGCAACTAGTAAAATCTCAATCAGTTGCAACATATTTACAACTATCAGTACAAATCACGAGGCTAACCTAATGACTAAGAAGTAGACTAGGACATAATAAAAATCAGACGCCTAGCAAATCTGTAAATTTAAACTAACATCATAAAACTTATTATGAATCGGAGGAAATACTGTTTAGGGTGTCAAATAAGATAATATTGTCACGGATAAACACGTTCGAGCAACCCTAGTTAGAGTCCCTTAATCACATGAAAAACTTTCCCAAATTGAAACGGACCGTACGCACGCACCGCAACGACGCCCATCGCTGTTTCTGAACCCCACAAAAAGCACACCCTATCGTTGTGCCCTCCTCCTTCCTTCCCGCAAAACTTAGCTCGTGCACTGATCCTACCTTTGGCTGTGTTCTTCTTGCAaaatttcttttgcttttttgctAATTAAAAACAACGCTTGTTCAGAAAATATTCAACTAACTGTTTAACTAGTGATAAAAGCTACTCCTTCCAATACATAATGAGTTTGGAgcgtttagtttaaatttgagcTAAAACTTCAACACTAATTATTGATCGGAGGCTGAAGTTTGAACTAAACCCTCGACACGTATTATAgattggagggagtataattATTCTTAAATGGGAAATGCTTGTTATTTAAGAAAATTTGAGATTTAGCCACATGGCAGAACTTAGTTTCCTTACATTGTCATAGGAAATCGCCCAAAAAAATCAATGAAATACAAAAGGAAAGATGACTATCTTGCCACGAACTGCTGTTGTGCCGTATGCCAATTTCTCAGTACAATTCTAACAACACATTCCCTCGAGTTTTCAAACTTACACAGCCCCAAAATGGCGAGGAATCACGCCCCACTGTACACCACCAGCCAAAACCTACCTACTCGCCCTACCCAGAAAGACCCTACTACGGTTagcccaaaagaaaaaaaaatcaagaaaacaATCTCCAGTAAGCTAAGATAGACCCAACTATCTTGGAACTCTAGGAGGCAGCCGCAGACTCTTGGCCAGACCACTTGAACTGGAACGGTCAGCCTTTGAATGCTGTTGCTCTTCCAGGAAACCGTACACTCGCGAACGGAACTTCTGGGCCAGCTCTGCGAGGTCGTTCGCCATCTGGGGATTCAGCTCGGTAAGGTGCCTCAAGGGGTACTTGCTCCTCTGGGGAAGCCGGTTCGCAGTATCAATTGTCAAGCTTGCGCACTGGTTACCACTGCCTACCAACACTTCCAGAGTTGGCTTCGAAAACATAGCGTGTGAAGCTAATCGGTTCAGAAGGATCAGGGCTTCTCTCATCAGCAAATACCTACAGGAAACATTTATGTTAcatgaaatacaaataatacagcaCAGAGAACTCTCATATTTAAACAACAAAAAAACGTCCACAGTTGTAAACTACAATCAACACAAAAGCATCCACAGTTGTAAGGTACGATAAATGACAACAATTTTGTGACACCGTCTCAGACTTAACCTGTCATTTACTTGTGATAGAATCTCTTAATTGTGGAACTATTTTAGAATATTTTGAAACTTTGAGCGTGCCAACACAGTAGCTTCAGTTGGCAATAAACAGAGTACACGGAACATTCATACAAACATGCGACAGACTGGTAGAAATGCATAGTTTAGTACGGAGAATTTTTACAATTTACCTTTCTTTCAATAGCTCGTGTGCCTCAGTTGAAAAATCAACCTCCTGTTCCATCTGGGAAGCAAGGACTTCCATGATCAACTCCAAAAAGCTGGAACCATTGGCAGTCACTGAATCTAGAAGCACTTGATATCCCAACTTGCCACTAGATGCTATGTATGCTAATAGATTGACAACTAGACGACAAAGCTTGAGCTCCTGAAAAATATCAGCTTGCTTTAGTTGTAAAACAATGGAAACAAATGCAACACTTAGACACTTAGCTGTGATGAACTCCTATTGTT includes:
- the LOC124691379 gene encoding dnaJ homolog subfamily B member 1-like, which translates into the protein MDYYNILKVNRNATLEDLKKSYRRLARTWHPDKNPTAGAEAEAKFKQITEAYEVLSDPEKRAVYDQYGEEGLKGMPPPGSYSRTSTTAGPSGPSNFRYNPSDPDDFFNEFMASNKTYTFDQDRRRFQPTHRTSARNSQSAASSSSQKEPSTSTRQLEKPPPVEKTLMCSLEELFNGTKKKMKITRNVAKPDGKLEVETEVLQVEVLPGWKRGTKVTFDNKGDTLHGYLPQDLTFVIDVKPHDTYTLEGNNLLVSQEIALVDALAGTTINLKTLDGRSLPVSVDEVVRPGHEIVIENEGWPIRKEPGKKGSLRIRFDVTFPTRLSSSQRAAIRRIMGS